TTAGACTTTAAGTTTAAAAATAATCTGCCCTGTTACATCTACCTGAGGACGCTGGTGGCTAAGGATCACATCACTGTTCAGGTTTACGGAGATACAACTCTGAAAAAGGATGTTACCATCCGCAGTTGGGTAACTGAAACCATCGAACCGGAACAAATAATAAGGGAGGTGGACCCTCAACTGGCGCCGGGAGAAGAGATTATCATCGCTCCCGCCTATAAGGGCTTCCGGGCCAAGGCGGAAAGAGTTATTCGTGAAGATGGTGTGGTTGTTGCCCGGGAACCCCTGGGGGACAGCTTTTATCGGTCCAGTCCTAAACGGATCAAAGTTGGTCCGGATGTAGCTGAACCCAAGGATTTAGAACAGGAAGGCCTGGAACAGGGTGAACTTAAGCAGGAAAACCAATATCTTCTCTTAGAAGAGCAGGATAGTATAGTGCAAACCGAATATTAAACCAAGGGAGGCATGAGGCCTCCTTTTTCATTATTTGCCAAGTCAAAGCCACAAAGGTAATCTTGCTTTCTAGTATCTGGTCATAAATTCTGATACAATAGTGGTTAAAAGTAAAAAAAGGAATTAAAGTAACACTGCCGAAACGGGAGGAACTTATGTCAAAAAATATAGGAATCATTGACCTAGGCTCCAATTCTATCAGACTAATCCTTATGAGAATTGAAGCTAACGGATCCTATAGGTTGTTGGACGAAATTAAGGAAACGGCGAGAATTGGAGAAAGCATGGGACCCGAAAGGGTAATTAAGCTGCCTGCCATTGAACGGGCGGTGCAAACCATTAAACTCTTCCAAAAATTTTGTCGAGCCAATAAAGCTGATAATGTTTATGGTGTTGGTACCGCCGCGGTGCGGGACGCTGTAAACGGTGTGGAAGTTTTAGAAAGAATAATGAAGGAAACCGGAGTATCCTTTAGAGTTTTGGACTGTGAGGAAGAGGCGCGCTATGATTATTTGGGTGTAGTTAATAGCATGGAATTTAACGACGCCTTAATTGTTGATATCGGTGGCGGCAGTACCGAATTAATTCTTTGCCGCGACCGGGAAATAGCCCATTGGACCAGTCTCCCCCTGGGTGCCGTAAACCTTACCGAAGAGTTTCTTTCCTCACCCATACCCCAGGCCGAAGAGATTAAGAAAATGGAAACCTACATCAGGAACCAATATGCCACAGTACCTTGGTTAGAAGCGGCAAAGGGTATGGAGATTATTGGTGTGGGGGGGACCATTAGAAACTTAGGCCGCATTGATCGAAAAAGAACCCGCTATAGTTTGAATCTTTTACATAACTACCGTATTCATAAGGAACGTATCAAAGAGATTTATCAAAGTTTACAACAGAAATCCATTGATGAAAGAAAAGCTACCCCGGGACTTTCCAAGGAAAGGGCGGATATTATTTTAGGCGGCTTTGCAGCGGCATCCACCCTGGTGGATTATATCGGCGCACCGGGTATTCGCATCAGTGGCTCTGGTTTACGGGAGGGTGTTTTTTATGAACATCTCTTCAGAGAATGGCCCAGACCTATAGTTGAAAACGTAACAGAGCATAGTGTACAAAATTTCATGGACTTGTATCAGGTACGTCGTCATCATGCTGAGCACGTGGCCAAACTCTCATTATCTTTATTTGATCAACTAAGGCCTCTCCATGGTTATGGCCTCTGGGAACGCAAGATTTTGCGCGTGGCTGCTCTGCTGCACGATGTAGGGAATGTGGTAAGTTACTATAATCACCATAAACATACCATGTATGTCTTGCTTAATGCGCGGTTAAACGGTTTGTCCCACAGGGAATTGGTCCTGGTTGCCCTTATAGCGGCCTGCCACGGGAAAATTGATCTGAAATTTAAACTGCAGCAGCATTCCGATGTATTGTTTCCCCAGGATGGTATCCTGGTACGAAGGCTGGGTGTTTTGCTTCGCATGGCGGAAAACTTAGATCGCACCGAAGCCGGGGTGGTAGAGGACGTGATTTGTACTATTAAAGAAAAAGAAGTGCAAATTGATTGTATCTCCTCGGAAAATGCAGACTTGGAAATACGTGAACTTTATAAGAAAGTAACAAACTTTAATAAAGTCTTTGGCCTGAAATTTAAGTTTCCGAAAAGCGATGTAATATAGTCCAATAACAGAAATATAAGACCAACTACCTGAATAAGATAGTGCTATAGGTAGCTGCATTGAGCTATGGGCTGAGGGGAGTGAAAGACTCTACATGTGGTTGGTTTTTGGATTATTTCTAATCCTGGCCGGTTGTCTAAGACTTGTTTTGTTCCCATTGCGGTAATCTACCGCAATTTTTTTATACCGCCCGTGGCTAAAGATAACAGCAGGAATTAGATCATGGGACAAAGAAGTAGTAATAAAGACTGATTAAGGACTGATAATGATGAATTTTCGGGTAGCCAGCTTTAATATCAATTCTATCCGCAGCCGCAAGGAAATGCTGCTGCAATGGCTGGAGCAGAACCAGCCGGATGTTATCTGTTTACAGGAAACCAAAGTAAAGGATGAGGATTTCCCTGCGGCAGATTTTCACGCCGCCGGTTATCAAACATTATTTAAGGGGCAAAAGGCCTATAACGGAGTTGCTATCCTGACGCCCCACGAAATTACACCCTTAGATAGTAACCTGGGTGATGTGGCCGAGCCGGGGGAAGCCAGGTTAATTGCTGCTGCCATTAAAGGAATAAATGTTGTCAATACCTATATACCCCAGGGACAAGCCCCGGATAGCGAACGCTTTCGCTATAAAATCAATTGGCTCAAGGCCTTGCGAGGTTATTTTGAACGTAACTTTACACCTGATCAACCGGTACTCTGGATGGGTGATTTCAACGTAGCACCGACACATTTGGATGTCCATCATTCGGAAAAAATGCTGGGTAAGGTGGGTTTTCACCCGGCGGAGCACGAAGCTTTACAATATGTCAAGGACTGGGGCTTTGAGGATGTCTTTCGTCTCCACCAACCCGATGGTAATCAGTATACCTTTTGGGATTACCGTATCCCCAAGGTCTTGGAGAGAAACCTTGGTTGGCGCATAGATCACATTTGGGCCACCAAACCCTTGGCCAAACTCTCTACCAAAGCCTGGATTGATGTGGAGCCAAGACGCAGACCCAAACCATCCGATCATACCTTTATTTTAGCGGAATTTGCCCTGTCGTAAAAATTGATAAGATTTATGTTGACTTTTGCATAGCCATTAGCTATAATAACATTTGTCGACAGGGCGAGCTGCTCTGAAAACAGATAATTACAGATCGGGGCGTAGCTCAGTTTGGGAGAGCGCTACCTTGGGGTGGTAGAGGTCGCAGGTTCAACTCCTGTCGCTCCGACCAGTAAAATCAAGGCTTCCGAGAAATCGGAGGTCTTATTTTTTTGTCTGGTACAGCAACGGTACAGCAACCGCAGTTAAAAACAAAAAATCCTCTTGTTATTTAGAGGATGCTTTAACTGATAGCAGCTTGTCCAATTTGGAGGCTGCTTTTCTTTTTACTTCTGGAGAGACATGGGAGTAAGTATTAGCGGTGGTTGATATGTCTGTGTGTCCCATTAGTCCTGTACTGTCTTTAAGTTTTCCCCTTCTTCCAGAAGCCTGGTGGTAAAAGTGTGCCTCAAGGCATGGAGGTTTACGTCCTTTGGAACACTTGCCTTATCAAAACTTACGGGTAAACTCTCTCGGATAGATAGGGGTTCCTTTACATGTGCAAAATACCAGATCGTCGTCCTGCCATTTCCTTATTTCAATTTGTTTGTCTGTTCTTCATATTTTTGAATCATAGAGTTTACAATACTTAATTTCCTCTTTAGTAAAGCAATCTTATGAACCCTTCGGTAATCTATAATAAATATCAACCTGAAATATTCATAGCCATAATAGGCCATGGAAATTTTGTAACAAAATGGTGTTAAGATATATCTTGCTTTCTCATGTTGGCCCTGTAACCTGTTGTAAAAAACACGCACAAGGCATTGACATGGTATACGATGTAAGAGATGCATAAAACTGGATGATTTGAAGCTATAGCTGCCCCTTGTTTCTTAATTACGGCTTAAAACTAGTTTTTTTAGTAATTTATTTATTTGAGCCTTTTGCAATTTTGTAATCCCGTAAATACCAAGGTTTCTAGGAGCATAAAAAAGGACTTCACCCCAAATACGGAGAATTTTCCAAGTGACCAAACCCGAAAAATCCATAAAAGGAAGTGAAGTCACTTTGTATATTCTCCAACAAAACCTATTTTCCTTTGAACAATGGTTGGAAATTGAATCAGAATACCGGCTAGAACCTTTTTTTAGTGTATTGGACTTACGTCCGTATTCTCAAGCGCTTTGCTCTGATACGAAACGGGGAAGAAAGCCCGAGAACCGAGAGGCTATTCTTAGAGCGCTCCTCGTAGCACCTTTCGAAAATATCTCAGAATTCACCGCCCTTCGAGATCGCCTGGTCAGCGATATTCGTTTTCGGTATCAGTGTGGTTTCGAACTCGCTAAGCGGGTTCCTTCAATCTCTACATTCAGTCGGGTATTTGGTCAGATTATGGAAAAAGAAATAGCCCAAAAGTTATTTAATGACTTAGTACAACAGTGTTTAGACGAAAAGATTATAGTGGCTGATACCATTGCAATTGACAGTACGGCAATTGATGCTTATGAGAAAAAGCAACCCAAGTCTAAAAGCCAAGAAACAGGTAATGCAACTTGGGGAGCCAAATACGATACGTTTAGAAACAAAATTACCTGGTTTGGCTACAAGATTCATTTAGCTGTTGATACATCAAGCGAATTACCTATAGCCCTTGAGGTTACGCCTGCAAATATTAATGACGGCGATATGGGGCCTACGCTGATTGAGAAAGTAGCGGCACAAATCCCTGAAGGAAGGTTAAAATATGTCATTGAGGATTCAGGCTACGATCAACAAAAGAACTATGAAGCTGCGAAAGCCCAGAGAGCGCAGGCAATTATCCCTTTAAACTTAAGGAATGCCCAGGAACCACCGGAAGGGTTTTCATTTAATGGAACTCCCAAGTGCTCTATGGGTTATGAAATGGTATATTGGGGTTGCGATAAAAACTTCCTTAAGTTTCGATGTCCACATGCACTGGGTAAAGTGGATTGTCCCAATGGAATGGCTTGGTGCTCCTCTTCAAACTATGGGATGGTTGTAAAGATAAACGTAAAGGACGATCTAAGGCGTTTTTCCCTGCCCCATAGAGGAACTAAGCGATGGGAAGAGCTATATGACAAAAGAACTTCTGTGGAACGTTGCAATTCTAGGCTTAAGGAGAATCTTACTGCGAATGACCTCCATATAAGGGGAATTAAAAAGGTTACGGCATATATTTACCTTAATGCCATAGTGCTATTAGCAACGGCTTTAGCATCCAAAAAAATAAACTGCTCACCCCAACAAAAAGTAGCTTAAAGCACTTAAAAAATCGGGTCGATCCAAAAATTCTGTACGTCTAACCATTCATTTGGAATAAAATGTAAATAGGGTTAGGGACAGGTCATTTTTTAATAAAAACCAAACAAAAGTGTCTTTAGATTGCCTTGTTTTTTTAAAAAAAAGCCAATTATGCAAAAGGCTCATTTACGAAAAACAAGGCAAGCTGCTTATATTTTGCAAGGTTTGTATAAATGAATTTTGGTATATATAAGAGCTGCATAACTTCCAGGTCCAGTAGCGAGCGGAACGTACCAGTTTCCCTGCAATTTTGATTAATTTCAACCGCAGTGTCTCCATTCGGTTTGGTTTCATTGGTTCAGGCAAGCACAACCTGCGAAACCAGTTGTTAAAGTTGTATGCCAACATGGATAACTGCAGTTTTACTGCATTGGATTCAAAGTTAGTGCTGCTCATTTTGTGACAAGCGAATCCATTTTTGGCTTCCTTAATAAAGTTTTCCATATGCCCACGTTGACAGTAAAAACGAACGATATTACGCGGTTGTAGTTCCATGTTTGTCACGATAAACGTGAATTCAAAGAACAATTGTCCAGCAGGCCGTTCCATTTTGACAACAACGCGGCGGGCACGATCCCAACTACTGGCTTGATACAGAAATTCCCGGTAGTGGACTTGCCTTTCATGTAGTCTTTCAGGGTTTAATACTTGGTCCGCCATGGAATGTGCAACAGATTGAAGACGAGCATTGGCTTTTAAGCGAATTACATATTTATGACCCTTGTTTTCTACTAGTTTAAAGAGTTCCGGAACGGCAAAACCACTATCTGCGCGCAAAACAATTAAAGGATTGCTAACCCAAGTCTCATACCTTTTAAGGAGTGGACCGACAAATCGCACCACCTGACGAGAAGTATATACGTTGCCAGCACGAAGCTCGGCTTTAAGGCAATCACCTGTCAGTCCGTCAAAACAAAATAGAGGGTGAAACCCCCGCTCTTGATAATGAGAATTGAAGTTTGCTCCATATTGATTACCGTAAGCAGTAAAGCCGGAAGAATCAAGATCCATAACAAACTGGTCTTGGGGTTTAAGCATATATACTCGCTTTTGTAAGATCTCATTAATATGTTCCAATGATTTTGCAGTTGCAATATTTGCTTTTTCATTGAACCGGGAGATTGTTGGCTGCGAGGCCAAGCGCTTTTTTCCCAGTATAGCGGTGAGTAGGGGTTCTTCGCTTAAGTCATCCGCATGATCATCAGCGTGATAACCAGCAAGATGTTGATAAAGCTTTTGGATAACCACATCACTATTAGGATGATCTCGGTGCATAACAGGGTCATCAACTACCAGCATTTTTTCAACAGTTTCTGAAAGGCCGAGTTTATAATCAAATTCCTTATACAATAACAACCCTGCATCTGAAGTTAGGTCGCCACCATTAAAATTAACTTTTATTCGGGAGTTGAAGTTCATGCTATATTCCTGTACACTTTTCATAAGAAGAGTCCTCCTTTGGTAAAGGTTGGTTTGCACAACACCATTACAATACCAAAGTTTGGGCTCTTTTTCCATGCTTTCATTTCACTTAATGGGTGATATGCTAAAGGCTTATTAATTCTTATTGCACTAAGGTTTTAAAGCTCAACAGATTTTTTATATGAATATTTCAGGATCAAAATAAGAATAACTAAAAATAATAAAAAAACCCAAGGATATATATCATTTCCTAAAGCCTCAAATATAATTTTAAATAACTCAGGAAGTAAATCAGATAATTTACTAACATAACGATCAACCTCTTGTGCGGAGATTGAGTCTTTATGAATTTTTAATGATAAAATTGATATTGCTAGTCCTGGTAGCGATAACAAAAATGTTATTAATGGTGTTATTAATAAAGTGATTAGGGTTAAAAAACTCGAAATTAGTATAGTTGAGTAATTAGTTTCTTTTTCATTATATATTTGTTCTTCAAGAAGTAGCTTTACTCGCTCCAATCTATATCTTGAATAAACCTTATATTGATTTTCTATTTTATCCAGATTTAAAAAAAAATTATTCTCTTTATTAATAATCCTGTTAAAAAATTTCTTCTCATTAACATACCATGGTTTTGGCAACTTATACAATTTTAATACAACCCTTTCTAATTTCTAAGTAATATAAAATACTTTGTCAAATGTAGATAAATTCCTTTATCTAACATTGCCGAGAGATGGTGAAATTTGCGAAAAGAGTTATTGGTAGTGTCGGCACCGGAAAGACACATATTTGTTCAGCTCTGGCACTTTGTGCTTGCCAACTGGGGTTACCGTAACACAGAACACAAGAACACTGAGGTGGAACACAGAACACAGAGGGACGGTTCTTTTGCACGGGAACACAGAGGGACGGTTCTTCTGTGTTCTCAATAACTATGACTTGGCCAAGCCAAGTTTTTATAATTGCCCCCTAAGCCATTGATTGCTTAGGAGAGTTTTTGCTAAAAGTTGTGGAGGTAGGTTATTATGAAGTCGGATTATAGAAATAGCAAGAGGCTAATTGCCATTACACCCATACCAGCTATAAGGCCATAGATGGAAAGGTGATGCTCACCGTATTCACGGGCTGATGGTAGCAACTCGTCAAGTGATATGAATACCATAATCCCGGCAACAACGGCAAAAATAATGCCAAATACAAGGTCGTTGATAAACGGTCTTAGGATCAAATAACCTATTATGGCACCCAGTGGTTCTGATAGACCGGAAAGGAATGAATATGTAAATGCCTTTCTTTTATCTCCGGTTGCGAAATATATAGGAACAGATACAGCAATGCCTTCAGGAATATTGTGTATGGCTATAGCAATGGCAATTGGTATAGCTATTGATGGCTCCTGCAGGGCAGAAATAAAGGTTGCAAGACCCTCTGGGAAGTTATGAATTCCTACGGCCAGTGCAGTGAATAACCCCATTCTGAGAAGTTTATTGTTAGAATTTTTAAATTTGTCCGCGGCATCCTCGATCTTATAAATCTCATGGGGGTTTTCAGTACTGGGGATGAGATTATCAATGATGGCAATGAGAAAAATCCCTGCGAAAAATGCTCCCACTGTAAGCCAGGAACCTGTTGCGTTGCCCAGTTCAACTGTTAAGGCGCTTTTGGCTTTGGGAAAGATTTCTATCATAGACACATAAATCATAACCCCGGCTGAAAATCCCAGGCTTACGGAAAGAAATTTTGTGTTGGTCCTTTTTGTTAATAAAGCAAGGCAACTTCCTATGCCAGTGGATAGACCAGCGAAAAGTGTCAAGAGAAAAGCAAATAAAACATTGTCCATAGATCATCCTCCAAAAAGCAGGGTTGTTATTTGTGAGATTATCATAACTTGGAGTTAACAACACCCATTTCTCCTTAAATTCTTCAAAGGCATACTCGGTTTTTCCAGGGTCACTGCTTGGTATGCCTTTTTAAGGTCAGCTAGTACAGCCCTTTGTTCTTTGTAAGAAACGTACCATTGGCAGGATTTTATCCGTAACTTTGCAAACCATTGTTGCAGAAACTTCCACGCCATAGATTTCTCTCATATGGTCTTCAATATCCCGGGTGGACATGCATTTGGCATACATAGCAATAATCTGATTTTATGTTAGCACTACTACTCTGCTTTCGGGTGGGGGATTGCAGTAAAAAAGCCCCCTAACACTAACAGAGGGCTTACTAACTAATAAATTTGGGCAAGTGAAACTAGCTTCTCAGTTATAGCCGTATTTTCTTCAACAGACGCTATATTTCTTGACTAGCAGCGGCTTGACCATCACTTATCTGCTGTGTTTTACTCACGTATTCAGTTACCTGTGATACATGTACATTAATTTGAGTTAATATCTCGTTAATTTCATTGACTGACTTAGCAGTTCTATCAGAAAGCTTTCTAATTTCTTCAGCAACAACGTGGAAACCGCGACCTGCTTCACCAGCTCGTGCGGCCTCGATAGCAGCATTTAATCCTAAAAGTTTAGTTTGTGCTGAAACATCTTTAATAAGGCCCAGTATTTGGTCGGTTTGTTTAAGATTGTCTTGGGCTTTCTTAGAAATAGACAATAATTCATGCTGTGATAAACTCAGTTCTTGGGCTCCTGCAGCAAGCTCTTGTGTACTGCTAGAAATTTGCTCAAAAGTAGTTGCCAGTTGTTGAGCCATTTGTATAAGTTCTATCTGTGTAGATAGATCTATCCCTAAATTAAAAGTTCCGATGACTTCACCTTGATCATTTTTAACTGGAGAAACTATGCCTTTAAAGGAAAACCCATAGGCCTCTTTGGGAACTTCAGCTACAAGCTGTTGACCAGAATTAATCACAGAATTAATAATATCTTCTTTAGGTATAGGAGCACCAACTTGTACTTTTACATCTATCTTTTTACCTGGATAATATGCAAGGAACTTTTCGGTGTCCGTTACATGTAGATTCTCAAATTAAAATGGCTGGAAATTTTCCAATTTAGCCAGATTAAATAATCTGAGAACAAGAAACTATTCTCAAATTAATTTGGAAAAGTAATGGGGTCGTTCATCGGAGCGAAGCGTAGATCCTTGACATGGAGAATGCCCGTGTTAGCCTCTATGGCAAGGGGCACCAGGCGTAGCAGGGTTGCCTCTTATGCCCCTTGAAACACGGGTGCGAGGCTCCATGTCAAGGACGACCTGATACCACACCATCATAATTTGAGAATTTTAAGCATTATATGTGCCATCTCAGATTATTTAATCTGAAAATTTTTTCGTAATTAATTTGAGAATTGACAGTTACACTTACCATACAGTCTAATGGAAACATGTTACCCAGGAATTGAGCGGTAAAACATATTGATCCTAATATTTCTTCATTCGTTTTAATTTCCATCATGTAACTCCTTTCACAAATTTAAAAATAATTATAACACTGCTTATTTTGTAAAATAAAGTAAAAATTTTGTACTATATTGAGAAAATTGTAAAATTGTTTGTGGGTGGTGAACGAGTCTAGAAAAAACAAAAAGCCCCGCCTCTGAGGGCAGAGCTGAGATGTGGACGCAGGGAGAACACGGAGGGACGGTTCTTTTGTGTTGCCGTATGAGCTCAGTATTTGGGCATCTTGCCAGCGTTAAAGACTATGAGATAATACATCCATGAACTAATGTAAAAGGATGTATTTTTTTGAGCAAATCAGAGAAAAGGGTCACTTGTTGATTTAAAAGCGTAATAGCTGCCAAGAAGGTGCGTATCCAAAGACATTAACTATCGCATTTACACCGTAAGGGTTTACTTTGTAGTTCTAAATTTGGCATAGACTGGCTGAATTAATT
This region of Desulforamulus ferrireducens genomic DNA includes:
- the ppx gene encoding exopolyphosphatase; the protein is MSKNIGIIDLGSNSIRLILMRIEANGSYRLLDEIKETARIGESMGPERVIKLPAIERAVQTIKLFQKFCRANKADNVYGVGTAAVRDAVNGVEVLERIMKETGVSFRVLDCEEEARYDYLGVVNSMEFNDALIVDIGGGSTELILCRDREIAHWTSLPLGAVNLTEEFLSSPIPQAEEIKKMETYIRNQYATVPWLEAAKGMEIIGVGGTIRNLGRIDRKRTRYSLNLLHNYRIHKERIKEIYQSLQQKSIDERKATPGLSKERADIILGGFAAASTLVDYIGAPGIRISGSGLREGVFYEHLFREWPRPIVENVTEHSVQNFMDLYQVRRHHAEHVAKLSLSLFDQLRPLHGYGLWERKILRVAALLHDVGNVVSYYNHHKHTMYVLLNARLNGLSHRELVLVALIAACHGKIDLKFKLQQHSDVLFPQDGILVRRLGVLLRMAENLDRTEAGVVEDVICTIKEKEVQIDCISSENADLEIRELYKKVTNFNKVFGLKFKFPKSDVI
- the xth gene encoding exodeoxyribonuclease III, which gives rise to MMNFRVASFNINSIRSRKEMLLQWLEQNQPDVICLQETKVKDEDFPAADFHAAGYQTLFKGQKAYNGVAILTPHEITPLDSNLGDVAEPGEARLIAAAIKGINVVNTYIPQGQAPDSERFRYKINWLKALRGYFERNFTPDQPVLWMGDFNVAPTHLDVHHSEKMLGKVGFHPAEHEALQYVKDWGFEDVFRLHQPDGNQYTFWDYRIPKVLERNLGWRIDHIWATKPLAKLSTKAWIDVEPRRRPKPSDHTFILAEFALS
- a CDS encoding transposase codes for the protein MEKEIAQKLFNDLVQQCLDEKIIVADTIAIDSTAIDAYEKKQPKSKSQETGNATWGAKYDTFRNKITWFGYKIHLAVDTSSELPIALEVTPANINDGDMGPTLIEKVAAQIPEGRLKYVIEDSGYDQQKNYEAAKAQRAQAIIPLNLRNAQEPPEGFSFNGTPKCSMGYEMVYWGCDKNFLKFRCPHALGKVDCPNGMAWCSSSNYGMVVKINVKDDLRRFSLPHRGTKRWEELYDKRTSVERCNSRLKENLTANDLHIRGIKKVTAYIYLNAIVLLATALASKKINCSPQQKVA
- a CDS encoding IS1380 family transposase — translated: MKSVQEYSMNFNSRIKVNFNGGDLTSDAGLLLYKEFDYKLGLSETVEKMLVVDDPVMHRDHPNSDVVIQKLYQHLAGYHADDHADDLSEEPLLTAILGKKRLASQPTISRFNEKANIATAKSLEHINEILQKRVYMLKPQDQFVMDLDSSGFTAYGNQYGANFNSHYQERGFHPLFCFDGLTGDCLKAELRAGNVYTSRQVVRFVGPLLKRYETWVSNPLIVLRADSGFAVPELFKLVENKGHKYVIRLKANARLQSVAHSMADQVLNPERLHERQVHYREFLYQASSWDRARRVVVKMERPAGQLFFEFTFIVTNMELQPRNIVRFYCQRGHMENFIKEAKNGFACHKMSSTNFESNAVKLQLSMLAYNFNNWFRRLCLPEPMKPNRMETLRLKLIKIAGKLVRSARYWTWKLCSSYIYQNSFIQTLQNISSLPCFS
- the zupT gene encoding zinc transporter ZupT — its product is MDNVLFAFLLTLFAGLSTGIGSCLALLTKRTNTKFLSVSLGFSAGVMIYVSMIEIFPKAKSALTVELGNATGSWLTVGAFFAGIFLIAIIDNLIPSTENPHEIYKIEDAADKFKNSNNKLLRMGLFTALAVGIHNFPEGLATFISALQEPSIAIPIAIAIAIHNIPEGIAVSVPIYFATGDKRKAFTYSFLSGLSEPLGAIIGYLILRPFINDLVFGIIFAVVAGIMVFISLDELLPSAREYGEHHLSIYGLIAGMGVMAISLLLFL
- a CDS encoding methyl-accepting chemotaxis protein, which produces MINSGQQLVAEVPKEAYGFSFKGIVSPVKNDQGEVIGTFNLGIDLSTQIELIQMAQQLATTFEQISSSTQELAAGAQELSLSQHELLSISKKAQDNLKQTDQILGLIKDVSAQTKLLGLNAAIEAARAGEAGRGFHVVAEEIRKLSDRTAKSVNEINEILTQINVHVSQVTEYVSKTQQISDGQAAASQEI